A window of the Henckelia pumila isolate YLH828 chromosome 3, ASM3356847v2, whole genome shotgun sequence genome harbors these coding sequences:
- the LOC140889033 gene encoding uncharacterized protein: MQAKKLVHDGFEEFLASVSLTELPVRPGISDVDLVRDFEDVFPDKVAGIPPDIEVEFSIDLIPGIVPISKAPYRLAPIEMKELKEQIQELLDKGFIRPSFSPWGALVIFVKKKDGSLRLCIDYRGLNGVTVKNKYPLPRIEDLFDQLQSSMFSKIDLCSGYHQLKDGVEVDPSKVQAVKDWSVPRSASEIRSFLGLADYYRKFIKGFSSITVPLTALTKKNANFIWKPECQESFDVLKEALTIAPVLAMPSGEGDFVVYTDASKLGLGADEIQKFGLEFYAEGRAPRLSALSVQTSLFDRIRVSQAVDEQLGKWRQRAEEKDSGLYSVVDGIVKFRGRFWIPGSWKSRLPLVEFAYNNSFQDTIGMAPYEALYGRPCRSPVLWTEIGERTEFGPEIFQQTAEVVARIRYRMRTAQSRQKSYADHRSRDLEFSVGDHVFIRVAPLKGVMRFGKKGKLDPRFVGPFEILDRVGTLTCRVALPPNLAEVHNFFHVSMLRKYISNPSHVLNLEPLQIFPHMAYEERPDRILERQERRLRKKTIPMVKVKWLNHSDKEATWETEADIRTLYPELFGKF, from the exons ATGCAAGCTAAGAAGTTGGTGCATGATGGATTTGAGGAATTCTTAGCAAGTGTATCTCTTACAGAGTTGCCAGTACGTCCAGGTATTTCAGATGTGGACTTGGTCAGggattttgaggatgtgtttcCGGATAAGGTTGCAGGTATTCCACCAGATATAGAAGTCGAGTTCTCTATCGACTTGATACCAGGTATTGTGccaatctctaaggcaccgtacagacttgctcccaTAGAAATGAAGGAACTGAAAGAGCaaattcaagagttgcttgataAAGGTTTCATACGCCCTAGCTTCTCTCCATGGGGCGCACTGGTCatctttgtgaaaaagaaggacgGAAGTCTGagattgtgcatagactatCGAGGGTTGAATGGTgtaacagtgaagaacaagtacccacttCCTAGAATCGAGGATCTCTTTGATCAATTACAATCTTCTATgttttcaaagattgatctttgTTCGGggtatcaccagttgaag GATGGAGTGGAAGTAGATCCTTCcaaggttcaagcagtgaaggatTGGTCTGTGCCAAGAAGCgcatcggagattcgcagtttcctCGGGTTGGCCGATTACTAtaggaagtttatcaagggcTTTTCATCGATTACGGTGCCCTTGACAGCgctgaccaagaagaatgccaaTTTTATTTGGAAGCCAGAGTGTCAAGAGAGCTTTGATGTGTTGAAGGAAGCTCTCACGATAGCACCAGTGTTAGCTATGCCATCTGGAGAGGGAGATTTTGTggtttacactgatgcttccaagttgggactTGGGGCA GATGAGATTCAGAAATTTGGACTAGAGTTCTATGCCGAGGGTAGAGCTCCTAGATTGTCAGCTTTGTCAGTGCAAACTTCGCTGTTTGACCGTATAAGAGTTTCTCAAGCAGTTGATGAGCAGTTGGgtaagtggagacagagagcaGAGGAGAAAGACAGTGGTCTGTATTCTGTAGTTGATgggattgtgaagttcagaggTCGTTTCTGGATTCCC GGTAGTTGGAAGTCGAGGCTACCACTAgtggagttcgcttacaacaacagttttcaggACACCATTGGTATGGCGCCTTACGAGGCACTCTATGGGAGACCTTGTAGATCACCGGTATTATGGACCGAGATCGGTGAGAGGACAGAGTTTGGACCCGAGATTTTTCAGCAGACTGCTGAAGTTGTAGCCAGGATCCGttataggatgaggactgcgcagagcAGGCAGAAGAGTTACGCCGATCATAGGAgtagagacttggagttctcagTGGGTGATCATGTCTTCATCCGGGTCGCTCCTTTGAAGGGCGTGATGAGATTCGGGAAGAAAGGGAAATTGGATCCGAGGTTCGTTGGACCTTTTGAGATTCTTGATAGAGTGGGGACGTTAACCTGTAGGGTGGCCTTGCCGCCTAATCTGGCTGAAGTACACAACTTCTTCCACGTATccatgttgaggaagtacatctcgaatcCTTCTCATGTACTCAACCTTGAGCCTCTTCAGATATTTCCTCATATGGCATATGAAGAGAGACCTGACCGGATATTGGAGAGGCAAGAGAGGAGACTCCGTAAAAAGACTATTCCAATGGTCAAGGTTAAGTGGTTGAATCATTCTGAtaaagaggccacttgggagacagaggCAGATATTAGGACTCTCTATCCAGAATTATTTGGTAAGTTCTAA